A single window of Microbispora hainanensis DNA harbors:
- a CDS encoding ArsA family ATPase — translation MTRTAPALDIDAILDDPDTRIIVCCGSGGVGKTTTAAALGLRAAERGRSVVVLTVDPARRLAQAMGLTELDNTPRRVDGVDGAGEAGGELHAMMLDMKRTFDEIIEAHADPERAQQILTNPFYQSLSSSFSGTQEYMAMEKLGQLRRSNEWDLIVVDTPPSRSALDFLDAPERLGRFLDGRLIRILTAPAKAGGRSAFKLLNAGFGMVAGILTKVIGAQVLRDIQMFVTALDAVFGGFRQRAEQTYRLLQAPGTAFLVVAAPERDAMREASYFVERLADERMPLAGLVVNRVHRPLAPSLSAARSSAAAEDLAARGEHDLTAAVLRLHAGRMQLASREQRQQEHFTSAHPTVPIAQVPAMPEDVHDLAGLRQIGQLLAS, via the coding sequence GTGACCAGGACGGCGCCCGCGCTGGACATCGACGCGATTTTGGATGATCCGGACACCCGAATCATCGTGTGCTGCGGCTCGGGCGGCGTCGGCAAGACCACGACGGCCGCGGCCCTCGGGCTGCGCGCCGCCGAACGTGGCCGTTCGGTGGTCGTCCTGACCGTGGACCCCGCCAGGCGGCTGGCCCAGGCCATGGGCCTGACCGAGCTCGACAACACCCCCAGGCGCGTCGACGGCGTGGACGGCGCCGGAGAGGCCGGCGGCGAGCTGCACGCCATGATGCTCGACATGAAGCGGACCTTCGACGAGATCATCGAGGCCCACGCCGACCCGGAGCGCGCCCAGCAGATCCTGACGAACCCCTTCTATCAGTCGTTGTCGTCCAGCTTCTCCGGCACGCAGGAATACATGGCCATGGAGAAGCTGGGCCAGCTGCGCCGTTCGAACGAGTGGGACCTGATCGTGGTGGACACCCCGCCGTCGCGGTCGGCGCTCGACTTCCTCGACGCCCCCGAACGCCTCGGCCGGTTCCTGGACGGCAGGCTGATCCGCATTCTCACGGCACCGGCGAAGGCGGGCGGGCGCAGCGCGTTCAAGCTGCTCAACGCCGGTTTCGGCATGGTCGCGGGCATCCTGACCAAGGTGATCGGCGCCCAGGTGCTGCGCGACATCCAGATGTTCGTCACCGCGCTCGACGCGGTGTTCGGCGGTTTCCGCCAGCGCGCCGAGCAGACCTACCGGCTGCTCCAGGCGCCGGGCACGGCGTTCCTCGTCGTCGCCGCGCCCGAGCGCGACGCGATGCGTGAGGCGTCCTACTTCGTGGAGCGGCTGGCCGACGAGCGCATGCCGCTGGCCGGGCTGGTCGTCAACCGCGTACACCGGCCGCTGGCGCCGTCACTGTCGGCGGCGCGCAGCTCCGCCGCCGCGGAGGACCTGGCCGCCAGGGGCGAGCACGATCTCACCGCGGCCGTGCTGCGGTTGCACGCCGGAAGGATGCAGCTCGCCTCACGGGAGCAGCGTCAGCAGGAGCACTTCACCTCGGCGCACCCGACGGTGCCCATCGCACAGGTGCCCGCCATGCCCGAGGACGTGCACGATCTGGCGGGACTTCGCCAGATCGGGCAACTCCTCGCGTCCTGA
- a CDS encoding ArsA-related P-loop ATPase: MSQPTGSRGGSNGEARDTDWDGVRLHIVSGKGGTGKTTIAAALALALAAGGRKVLLVEVEGRQGIAQAFDLPPLPYEERKIAVAPGGGDVYALAVDPEEAMLEYLEMFYGIKRVGKALTRMGVVDFATTIAPGLRDVLVTGKTSEAVRRRDKQGRRVYDAIVMDAPPTGRIARFLNVTQEVAGLARVGPIKNHADLVRGVLASPETAVHFVTLLEEMPVQETLDGIEELRATGLPVGGVFVNMVRPAGLPEGVLEAAAQGRFDSAELALGLKAAGLTDATADASAVAEALAREVTEHALRTELEKRERVALEEAGVPRYDLPLLPDGADLAGLYELADALRAQGAA, encoded by the coding sequence GTGAGTCAGCCGACCGGCAGTCGCGGCGGGAGCAACGGGGAGGCCCGTGACACCGACTGGGACGGCGTGCGCCTGCACATAGTGAGCGGCAAGGGCGGCACGGGGAAGACGACGATCGCCGCCGCGCTCGCGCTCGCCCTCGCGGCGGGCGGGCGCAAGGTGCTGCTCGTCGAGGTCGAGGGACGGCAGGGCATCGCCCAGGCGTTCGACCTGCCGCCGCTGCCGTACGAGGAACGCAAGATCGCCGTGGCCCCCGGCGGCGGGGACGTGTACGCGCTGGCCGTCGACCCCGAAGAGGCCATGCTCGAATATCTCGAGATGTTCTACGGCATCAAGCGCGTGGGCAAGGCGCTGACCCGCATGGGCGTGGTCGACTTCGCCACGACCATCGCCCCCGGCCTGCGGGACGTCCTGGTCACCGGCAAGACCAGCGAGGCCGTACGGCGCCGCGACAAGCAGGGCCGCAGGGTGTACGACGCGATCGTCATGGACGCGCCCCCGACCGGCCGGATCGCCCGGTTCCTGAACGTGACCCAGGAGGTCGCCGGGCTGGCCCGGGTCGGGCCCATCAAGAACCACGCCGACCTGGTGCGGGGCGTCCTCGCCTCCCCCGAGACGGCGGTCCACTTCGTGACGCTGCTGGAGGAGATGCCCGTCCAGGAGACGCTCGACGGCATCGAGGAGCTGCGCGCGACCGGCCTGCCGGTGGGCGGCGTGTTCGTCAACATGGTGCGCCCCGCCGGGCTGCCCGAGGGCGTGCTGGAGGCGGCCGCCCAGGGACGGTTCGACTCCGCCGAACTCGCGCTCGGCCTCAAGGCGGCCGGGCTGACGGACGCCACGGCCGACGCCTCCGCGGTCGCCGAGGCGCTCGCCCGCGAGGTGACCGAGCACGCCCTGCGGACCGAGCTGGAAAAGCGCGAGCGCGTCGCGCTGGAGGAGGCCGGCGTGCCGCGGTATGACCTGCCGCTGCTGCCCGACGGCGCCGACCTGGCCGGGCTCTACGAGCTGGCCGACGCCCTGCGCGCCCAGGGTGCCGCGTGA
- a CDS encoding NUDIX hydrolase, which produces MGFPLPGEVGERAREILAGRLAPAPARDAATVVLLRDDPLEVYLLRRKTTMAFAAGAYVFPGGSVDPRDADHRVAWAGPSPAEWGEVFRAGESTARGLVCAAVRETFEESGVLLAGPGRDTVVTDTTGPDWESDRLALIARTLSFAEFLDRRGLVLRSDLLKAWAHWITPAVEPRRFDTRFFVAALPPGQRTRDVGGEASGVAWMRPGDALAAVRAGTAHMLPPTFRTLAEMAAFESAGDVLACPRTITTILPEAAEVDGRMVLMIPETIPETIPETIPETISGTDPDSGRTGE; this is translated from the coding sequence ATGGGGTTTCCGCTGCCCGGCGAGGTCGGCGAGCGGGCGCGGGAGATCCTCGCCGGCCGCCTGGCTCCCGCCCCCGCCAGGGACGCGGCCACGGTCGTGCTGCTGCGTGACGACCCCCTGGAGGTGTACCTCCTCAGGCGCAAGACCACGATGGCCTTCGCCGCCGGCGCCTACGTGTTCCCCGGCGGATCGGTCGACCCCCGGGACGCCGATCACCGCGTGGCCTGGGCGGGCCCGTCGCCCGCCGAGTGGGGCGAGGTCTTCCGGGCCGGCGAGAGCACGGCCCGGGGCCTCGTCTGCGCCGCCGTACGCGAGACGTTCGAGGAGTCGGGCGTGCTCCTGGCCGGGCCCGGCCGTGACACGGTGGTGACCGACACGACGGGCCCGGACTGGGAGTCCGACCGCCTCGCGCTGATCGCGCGCACGCTGTCGTTCGCCGAGTTCCTCGACCGGCGGGGTCTCGTGCTCAGGTCCGACCTGCTCAAGGCGTGGGCGCACTGGATCACGCCCGCCGTGGAGCCCCGGCGCTTCGACACCCGCTTCTTCGTGGCGGCCCTGCCCCCCGGGCAGCGTACGCGTGACGTGGGCGGGGAGGCGTCGGGCGTGGCCTGGATGCGGCCGGGTGACGCGCTGGCCGCCGTGCGGGCGGGTACGGCGCACATGCTGCCGCCCACCTTCCGGACGCTGGCCGAGATGGCGGCGTTCGAGTCGGCCGGCGACGTGCTCGCCTGCCCCCGGACGATCACGACCATCCTGCCGGAGGCCGCCGAGGTGGACGGGCGGATGGTGCTGATGATCCCGGAAACGATCCCGGAAACGATCCCCGAGACGATCCCTGAGACGATCTCCGGGACGGACCCCGACTCAGGAAGGACGGGCGAGTGA
- a CDS encoding MBL fold metallo-hydrolase: MSGLRIPGPDTSGGLDGAGTASTVNVLAPNPSPMTLDGTNTWIVGGADAVLVVDPGPDDEAHLRRVAERVDGRRVTAVLLTHGHPDHSEGAATLARLLGAPVRALDPRLRLGEEGLADGDVVTAGDVEVRVVGTPGHSFDSLCFWLPGDRAMLTGDTILGRGTTVIAPDGDLGDYLRSLDRLRQGAEMLEAAALLPGHGPVLPDPSAVLDAYIAHRRERLEQIREAIRRGARDAREIVEMVYADVDRSLWPAAEMSVAAQLNYLKTL, from the coding sequence GTGAGCGGGCTGCGCATCCCCGGACCGGACACGTCCGGCGGCCTCGACGGCGCGGGCACGGCGAGCACCGTGAACGTGCTGGCGCCCAACCCGTCGCCGATGACTCTCGACGGCACCAACACGTGGATCGTCGGCGGGGCGGATGCCGTACTGGTCGTGGATCCCGGCCCGGACGACGAGGCGCACCTGCGGCGGGTCGCCGAGCGGGTGGACGGCCGCCGGGTGACCGCCGTCCTGCTCACGCACGGCCACCCCGACCACAGCGAGGGCGCGGCGACGCTCGCGCGCCTGCTCGGCGCGCCGGTGCGGGCGCTCGACCCGCGCCTCCGCCTGGGCGAGGAGGGGCTGGCCGACGGCGACGTGGTGACGGCGGGCGATGTGGAGGTCCGGGTCGTCGGCACGCCCGGGCACTCGTTCGACTCGCTGTGCTTCTGGCTGCCCGGCGATCGGGCGATGCTGACCGGCGACACGATCCTCGGCCGGGGAACGACGGTCATCGCACCGGACGGGGACCTCGGCGACTACCTGCGCAGCCTCGACAGGCTCAGGCAGGGCGCCGAGATGCTGGAGGCCGCGGCGCTGCTGCCGGGACACGGGCCCGTACTGCCCGATCCGTCCGCGGTGCTCGACGCGTACATCGCCCACCGGCGCGAGCGGCTTGAGCAGATCCGCGAGGCGATCCGCAGGGGTGCGAGAGACGCACGCGAGATCGTCGAGATGGTCTACGCCGACGTGGACCGGTCACTGTGGCCGGCCGCCGAGATGTCGGTGGCGGCGCAGCTCAACTACCTCAAGACGCTCTAG
- the nth gene encoding endonuclease III, which yields MATNTAAPRRRQRQAETRLGLVRRARRMNRILAETYPDAHCELDFGNPLELLVATILSAQCTDKRVNMVTPVLFAKYRTAADYAGADRAELEEIIRSTGFFRAKANSIIGMAQTLCERHNGEVPGRLEDLVKLPGVGRKTANVVLGNAFGVPGITVDTHFQRLTRRFGWTTETDPVKIEHEVGELIPKSEWTMLSHRLIWHGRRICHARKPACGVCPLAALCPSYGTGPTDPEEARKLVRPGPFS from the coding sequence ATGGCGACGAACACGGCCGCTCCCCGACGGCGTCAGCGCCAGGCCGAGACCCGCCTGGGGCTCGTGCGGCGGGCGAGGCGGATGAACCGGATCCTGGCCGAGACCTACCCTGACGCCCATTGCGAGCTCGACTTCGGCAACCCGCTGGAGCTGCTGGTCGCCACGATCCTCTCGGCGCAGTGCACCGACAAGAGGGTCAACATGGTCACTCCGGTGCTCTTCGCGAAGTACCGCACCGCGGCCGACTACGCCGGGGCCGACCGCGCCGAGCTGGAAGAGATCATCAGGTCCACCGGGTTCTTCCGGGCGAAGGCCAACAGCATCATCGGCATGGCGCAGACCCTCTGCGAACGCCACAACGGCGAGGTTCCGGGCAGGCTGGAAGACCTCGTCAAGCTCCCCGGCGTGGGCCGCAAGACCGCGAACGTCGTGCTCGGCAACGCCTTCGGCGTCCCCGGCATCACCGTCGACACGCACTTCCAGCGGCTGACGAGGCGCTTCGGCTGGACGACCGAGACCGATCCCGTGAAGATCGAGCACGAGGTCGGCGAGCTGATCCCCAAGTCCGAGTGGACGATGTTGTCGCATCGGCTGATCTGGCACGGACGGCGCATCTGCCACGCCAGGAAGCCCGCCTGCGGGGTGTGCCCCCTCGCCGCGCTCTGCCCGTCGTACGGCACCGGCCCCACCGATCCGGAGGAGGCGCGCAAGCTCGTGCGACCGGGGCCTTTCTCATGA
- a CDS encoding Crp/Fnr family transcriptional regulator: MSTEEVLSKAPLFSALDRESAAALRTSITEVELPKGRTLFSENETGDRLYVVLEGKIKLARTAPDGRENLLSVLGPGEMFGELSLFDPRPRTASAIALTDVRLAGLGHDDLRPWLTGRPEVALHLLRALAQRLRRTNDVLADLVFTDVPGRVAKQLLDLADRFGQKTDDGIRVHHDLTQEELAQLVGASRETVNKALADFAQRGWLRIEAKAVVIMDRERLFNRSR, translated from the coding sequence GTGAGCACCGAGGAAGTACTGAGCAAGGCGCCGCTGTTCTCCGCGCTCGACCGTGAGAGCGCCGCGGCTCTGCGTACGAGCATCACAGAGGTGGAGCTGCCCAAGGGCCGCACCCTCTTCAGCGAGAACGAGACGGGCGACCGGCTCTACGTGGTGCTCGAAGGCAAGATCAAGCTGGCGCGCACCGCTCCGGACGGCCGGGAGAACCTGCTGAGCGTGCTCGGCCCCGGCGAGATGTTCGGCGAGCTGTCGCTGTTCGACCCCCGCCCGCGTACGGCCTCGGCCATCGCGCTGACCGACGTGCGCCTGGCCGGGCTCGGCCACGACGACCTGCGGCCGTGGCTGACCGGCCGGCCCGAGGTCGCCCTCCACCTGCTGCGCGCCCTGGCCCAGCGGCTGCGCCGCACCAACGACGTGCTCGCGGACCTCGTCTTCACCGACGTGCCCGGCCGTGTCGCCAAGCAGCTCCTCGACCTGGCCGACCGCTTCGGGCAGAAGACCGACGACGGCATCCGGGTGCACCACGACCTCACCCAGGAGGAGCTCGCCCAGCTCGTGGGCGCCTCGCGGGAGACGGTCAACAAGGCCCTGGCCGACTTCGCCCAGCGCGGCTGGCTGCGCATCGAGGCCAAGGCCGTGGTGATCATGGACAGGGAGCGGCTCTTCAACCGCTCCCGCTGA
- a CDS encoding NUDIX hydrolase gives MPYVTVWCDDTGDDVEVVVAPPWLTELAAKAAHSPVPTALRPPANGAGRSAAVLLLFGEGPEGPDILLIQRSSKGRTHAGQPAFPGGGVDPDDDGPIGAALREAQEETGLDPSGVEVVGTMPELYVWRSDNRVTPVLAWWHTPCAVHAASPDEVEIVERVPVAELVDPANRLRLRHPRGVGPSVAFRVRGLLVWGFTAGVLDGVLTAAGFERPWDRSRIEDLPPEVVDLAARG, from the coding sequence ATGCCCTATGTGACGGTGTGGTGTGACGACACGGGTGACGATGTGGAGGTGGTCGTGGCTCCCCCTTGGCTGACGGAGCTGGCCGCGAAGGCCGCGCACAGCCCTGTCCCCACCGCGTTGCGGCCTCCCGCGAACGGCGCCGGCCGTTCGGCCGCGGTGCTGCTGCTGTTCGGCGAGGGGCCCGAGGGGCCCGACATCCTTCTCATCCAGCGCAGTTCGAAGGGCCGCACGCACGCCGGCCAGCCCGCGTTCCCCGGCGGCGGCGTCGATCCCGATGACGACGGCCCGATCGGCGCGGCCCTGCGCGAGGCCCAGGAGGAGACCGGGCTCGACCCCTCGGGCGTCGAGGTCGTCGGCACCATGCCCGAGCTCTACGTCTGGCGCAGCGACAACCGGGTGACGCCCGTGCTCGCCTGGTGGCACACGCCCTGCGCCGTGCACGCCGCGTCCCCCGACGAGGTCGAGATCGTCGAGCGCGTCCCGGTCGCGGAGCTGGTGGACCCCGCCAACCGGCTGCGGCTGCGCCACCCGCGCGGCGTCGGCCCGTCCGTGGCGTTCCGCGTACGCGGCCTGCTCGTGTGGGGGTTCACCGCCGGCGTGCTGGACGGCGTGCTGACCGCGGCCGGCTTCGAGCGTCCCTGGGACCGCTCACGGATCGAGGATCTTCCCCCCGAGGTCGTCGACCTGGCCGCGCGAGGCTGA
- a CDS encoding transglycosylase domain-containing protein, whose product MGGAGVTVKSSIETLSLKPAKLDEPPLPEKTVLLDAHGKQIAQFYFENRESVSMDRIAPIMRKAIVAIEDFRFYEHGPLDVEGTTRALVRNITTGGVTQGGSSITQQYVKQVLYNKAETDEQKAAAVAPTVGRKLNEIRYAMGIEQKYSKDEILNRYLNIAYFGASAYGIEAASKRFFGKHASELNLAEAATLAGAVQDPNATDPNRGKEFRDRLLARRNVVLDRMKELNIITEAERDAAKKKKLGWKDKEIPGGCEESDYPYFCLYVRNEILNDPQFGKTQKARQDFLARGGLTIRTTLDPKMQKAAEKAIKKYVFPSDKPVASEALVEPGTGAIKAMASSRKFGTSKKKNEMSINVVADAAHGGGTGFQAGSTFKMFTLVTALKEGYKFKDGFNVGSTYTAPSYSAFKDCKGNNVGDIKTPLHNAEGHGGFLTLQTGTWGSVNTFFLTLEQKVGLCDVVKTAKDFGIKRADGGKLQEFEPFTLGFNEMDPVTVATAYATLGARGKYCAPMAITEITDRFNKVTSFKPKCKQVVEAAVADAATNILSGVFTKGTMSGVGGIGRDAAGKTGTGDVSRTVWFAGFTPDLAGAVSLGDPRGPVRYPLSNRVIGGRSYGSVFGASIPGPIWKDTFLAALKGVEPSSFVKPDMERFGGCAHQCAPPPKPKSERGDGDGPGDGRGGGPGGGPGGGGPGGRGGGHGGGPGGGRGPGGGDAPFDPFG is encoded by the coding sequence GTGGGCGGGGCCGGCGTCACGGTCAAATCGAGCATCGAGACCCTGAGCCTCAAGCCGGCGAAGCTCGACGAACCGCCACTTCCCGAGAAGACGGTCCTGCTCGACGCGCACGGCAAGCAGATCGCCCAGTTCTACTTCGAGAACCGGGAATCGGTCTCGATGGACCGTATCGCACCGATCATGCGGAAAGCGATCGTGGCGATCGAGGACTTCCGCTTCTACGAACACGGCCCGCTCGACGTCGAGGGCACCACCCGCGCCCTCGTCAGGAACATCACCACGGGCGGGGTCACACAGGGCGGCTCGTCCATCACTCAGCAGTACGTGAAGCAGGTGCTGTACAACAAGGCGGAGACCGACGAGCAGAAGGCCGCCGCCGTCGCGCCGACCGTCGGCCGCAAGCTCAACGAGATCCGCTACGCCATGGGGATCGAGCAGAAGTACAGCAAGGACGAGATCCTCAACCGCTATCTCAACATCGCCTACTTCGGCGCCAGCGCGTACGGCATCGAGGCGGCGTCCAAGCGCTTCTTCGGCAAGCACGCCTCCGAACTGAACCTTGCCGAGGCCGCCACGCTGGCGGGAGCCGTACAGGACCCGAACGCCACCGACCCCAACCGGGGCAAGGAGTTCCGCGACCGGCTGCTGGCCCGGCGCAACGTCGTGCTCGACCGCATGAAAGAGCTGAACATCATCACCGAGGCCGAGCGCGACGCGGCCAAGAAGAAGAAGCTGGGGTGGAAGGACAAGGAGATCCCCGGCGGCTGCGAGGAGAGCGACTACCCGTACTTCTGCCTGTACGTGCGCAATGAGATCCTCAACGACCCGCAGTTCGGCAAGACGCAGAAGGCCCGGCAGGACTTCCTGGCACGCGGCGGCCTGACGATCAGGACCACGCTCGACCCGAAGATGCAGAAGGCCGCGGAGAAGGCCATCAAGAAGTACGTCTTCCCGAGCGACAAGCCGGTCGCCTCCGAGGCGCTCGTCGAGCCCGGCACCGGAGCCATCAAGGCGATGGCCTCCAGCCGGAAGTTCGGCACCAGCAAGAAGAAGAACGAGATGTCGATCAACGTCGTCGCGGACGCCGCGCACGGCGGCGGCACGGGCTTCCAGGCCGGATCGACCTTCAAGATGTTCACGCTGGTGACGGCGCTGAAGGAAGGCTACAAGTTCAAAGACGGCTTCAACGTCGGCAGCACCTATACGGCGCCCAGCTACTCCGCGTTCAAGGACTGCAAGGGCAACAACGTCGGCGACATCAAGACCCCGCTGCACAACGCGGAGGGCCACGGCGGGTTCCTGACCCTGCAGACCGGCACGTGGGGCTCGGTCAACACCTTCTTCCTCACCCTTGAGCAGAAGGTCGGCCTCTGCGACGTCGTGAAGACCGCCAAGGACTTCGGCATCAAGCGCGCCGACGGCGGCAAGCTCCAGGAGTTCGAGCCGTTCACGCTCGGCTTCAACGAGATGGACCCGGTCACCGTCGCCACGGCGTACGCGACGCTGGGCGCCCGTGGCAAGTACTGCGCACCGATGGCCATCACCGAGATCACCGACCGCTTCAACAAGGTGACCTCGTTCAAGCCCAAGTGCAAGCAGGTCGTCGAGGCCGCGGTCGCCGACGCGGCCACGAACATCCTGTCGGGCGTGTTCACCAAGGGCACCATGTCCGGCGTCGGCGGCATCGGCAGGGACGCGGCCGGCAAGACCGGTACGGGCGACGTCTCCCGCACCGTCTGGTTCGCCGGGTTCACCCCCGACCTCGCGGGCGCGGTCAGCCTCGGCGACCCGCGCGGCCCGGTCCGCTACCCGCTGAGCAACCGCGTCATCGGCGGCCGGTCGTACGGCTCGGTCTTCGGCGCCAGCATCCCGGGCCCGATCTGGAAGGACACCTTCCTCGCGGCGCTCAAGGGCGTCGAACCCTCGTCGTTCGTCAAGCCGGACATGGAGAGGTTCGGCGGCTGCGCCCACCAGTGCGCTCCCCCGCCGAAGCCGAAGTCCGAGCGGGGCGACGGCGACGGACCCGGTGACGGTCGCGGAGGCGGTCCCGGCGGCGGTCCTGGCGGCGGTGGCCCCGGCGGCCGTGGCGGCGGGCACGGTGGCGGGCCCGGCGGTGGCCGCGGTCCGGGTGGCGGCGACGCGCCCTTCGACCCGTTCGGGTGA
- a CDS encoding metallophosphoesterase gives MRKAAAIPLSVLGLGIAGVGYASVIERNWFRLRRFDVPVLAPGQRPVRILQISDLHLTPRRHRLISWVRSLAALNPDLVVNTGDTLAHPDAVESYMYAVEPLLDRPGLFVYGSNDLYAPRPKNPARYLWRTSKGDSRQHVPTLPWAELGAAMREAGWLDMNNTTARLKVADLDVHVGGIHDSHIDRDRYDEIAGQAPMDADLRLGVMHSPEPRNMSRFAQDGYQLLLAGHTHGGQLCIPFYGALVTNCGIDRARVKGLSRHESSWLHVSAGLGTSPYAPARFACPPEATLLTLVPRRPVAADDTSSRKVR, from the coding sequence GTGAGGAAAGCAGCCGCGATTCCCCTGTCCGTGCTCGGCCTCGGCATTGCCGGTGTCGGCTACGCCTCGGTGATCGAACGAAACTGGTTCCGGCTGCGCCGGTTCGATGTCCCCGTCCTGGCCCCGGGTCAGCGGCCGGTCCGGATCCTGCAGATCTCCGACCTGCACCTCACGCCCCGGCGCCACCGGCTGATCTCATGGGTACGGTCGCTGGCCGCGCTCAACCCCGACCTCGTCGTCAACACCGGCGACACGCTGGCGCACCCCGACGCCGTCGAGTCGTACATGTACGCCGTGGAGCCCCTGCTCGACCGGCCGGGTCTGTTCGTCTACGGCTCCAACGACCTCTACGCCCCTCGGCCGAAGAACCCCGCCCGCTACCTGTGGCGTACGTCCAAGGGGGACTCCCGGCAGCACGTGCCGACCCTGCCGTGGGCCGAGCTGGGCGCCGCGATGCGGGAGGCCGGCTGGCTGGACATGAACAACACCACGGCCCGCCTCAAGGTGGCCGATCTCGACGTCCACGTGGGTGGCATCCACGACTCCCACATCGACAGGGACCGGTACGACGAGATCGCGGGCCAGGCCCCGATGGACGCCGATCTGCGGCTCGGTGTCATGCATTCGCCCGAGCCGCGCAACATGTCCCGCTTCGCCCAGGACGGATATCAGTTGCTGCTGGCCGGGCACACCCACGGCGGACAGCTCTGCATCCCCTTCTACGGCGCTCTGGTGACCAACTGCGGCATCGACCGCGCCCGGGTCAAGGGGCTGAGCAGGCACGAGAGCTCCTGGCTGCACGTGTCTGCCGGGCTCGGCACCTCGCCGTACGCACCCGCGCGATTCGCCTGCCCGCCAGAGGCGACCCTGCTGACGCTCGTCCCCCGCCGCCCCGTCGCGGCGGATGACACAAGCAGCCGCAAAGTCCGCTAG
- a CDS encoding WhiB family transcriptional regulator encodes MWITDWTSRAACRGADPDALFVQGAAQNRAKLICRGCPVRTECLADALDNRIEFGVWGGMTERERRALLRRRPDVESWRDLLESAKEEYERTNELIAG; translated from the coding sequence ATGTGGATCACGGATTGGACCTCCCGTGCCGCCTGCCGAGGTGCGGATCCTGACGCACTCTTCGTGCAAGGCGCCGCCCAGAACCGGGCAAAGCTCATCTGCCGTGGATGCCCCGTCCGTACCGAGTGCCTCGCCGATGCGCTGGACAACCGCATCGAGTTCGGGGTGTGGGGCGGGATGACGGAGCGGGAACGGCGTGCGCTGCTCAGGCGCAGGCCGGACGTGGAGTCCTGGCGGGACCTGCTGGAGTCCGCCAAGGAAGAGTACGAGCGCACCAACGAGCTGATCGCCGGCTGA
- a CDS encoding DUF4177 domain-containing protein, with the protein MTKWEYVTVPLLTHATKQILDNWGEDGWELVSVIPGPNPEQLVAYMKRPK; encoded by the coding sequence ATGACCAAGTGGGAATACGTCACCGTGCCGTTGCTCACGCACGCCACGAAGCAAATTCTGGACAACTGGGGCGAAGACGGGTGGGAGCTCGTCTCGGTCATTCCGGGGCCCAACCCCGAGCAGCTCGTCGCCTACATGAAGCGGCCGAAGTGA
- a CDS encoding RidA family protein codes for MATPEERLAELGLTLPEVVPPLAAYVPAVRTGDHVYTSGQLPLVKGELGVTGKVGAEVSAEEAKEQARICAVNALAAIKALVGDLSKVVRIVKVVGFVASAPGFTGQPQVVNGASELLGEVFGEAGKHARSAVGVAVLPLDAPVEVEVIAEVR; via the coding sequence ATGGCCACCCCGGAGGAGAGGCTCGCCGAGCTCGGGCTCACGCTGCCCGAGGTCGTGCCCCCGCTGGCCGCGTACGTGCCCGCCGTACGGACGGGTGACCACGTCTACACCTCGGGCCAGCTTCCGCTCGTGAAGGGCGAGCTGGGCGTCACCGGCAAGGTCGGCGCGGAGGTCTCGGCCGAGGAGGCCAAGGAGCAGGCGCGCATCTGCGCGGTCAACGCCCTGGCGGCCATCAAGGCGCTGGTGGGCGACCTGTCGAAGGTCGTGCGGATCGTGAAGGTGGTCGGGTTCGTCGCGAGCGCTCCCGGCTTCACCGGGCAGCCGCAGGTCGTCAACGGCGCCAGCGAACTGCTCGGCGAGGTGTTCGGCGAGGCGGGCAAGCACGCGAGGAGCGCGGTCGGCGTGGCGGTCCTCCCGCTCGACGCCCCGGTCGAGGTGGAGGTCATCGCGGAGGTCCGCTGA
- a CDS encoding GatB/YqeY domain-containing protein, which translates to MSALKDKLKADLAASMKARDEVRVRTIRMALAAVNVEEVAGKEARELSDDEVIKVLTREAKKRREASEAFAGAGRAEQAQAELDEQAVLEEYLPAQLSDDELNALVDAAIAESGAEGPKAMGQVMKILNPKVAGRAEGGRVAQAVRARLSA; encoded by the coding sequence ATGAGTGCGTTGAAGGACAAGCTGAAGGCCGACCTCGCGGCCTCGATGAAGGCCCGTGACGAGGTTCGGGTCCGGACCATCCGGATGGCTCTGGCCGCCGTCAACGTCGAGGAGGTCGCCGGCAAGGAGGCTCGCGAGCTCTCCGACGACGAGGTGATCAAGGTGCTGACCCGCGAGGCCAAGAAGCGCCGGGAGGCCTCCGAGGCGTTCGCGGGCGCCGGGCGGGCGGAGCAGGCCCAGGCGGAGCTGGACGAGCAGGCGGTGCTGGAGGAGTACCTTCCCGCCCAGCTCAGCGACGACGAGCTGAACGCGCTCGTCGACGCGGCGATCGCCGAGAGCGGCGCGGAGGGCCCCAAGGCCATGGGCCAGGTCATGAAGATCCTGAACCCGAAGGTCGCGGGCCGCGCCGAGGGCGGCCGGGTCGCCCAGGCCGTACGCGCCCGTCTGTCCGCCTGA